From Prosthecobacter fusiformis, one genomic window encodes:
- a CDS encoding prepilin-type N-terminal cleavage/methylation domain-containing protein, with the protein MQNHRLSRQGFTLVELSIVLVIIGLLIGGILIGQSLIDSAKLVKLVKTIEQYEIAATTFKSKFRAIPGDTNKIAPNGNNDGQIHGVNTLYNTLTSWALAGSEPINFFYHLSITRMVNANFAAYSGPDSFDGNFSGFVPKLEYGTNCFLTVYDYRAVWGAGLDFGTAFAITSGVNAGISKCMTAEEAAGVDAKLDDGKPMSGNTRQMFPYSGPYISNHLGCDDNALNYDMGGVWNESTGLKESTEGSSEAMNRVECLLAVKIRLDN; encoded by the coding sequence TTGCAGAATCATCGTTTATCACGTCAAGGCTTCACACTGGTTGAGCTGTCGATTGTGCTGGTCATAATCGGTCTGCTTATCGGCGGAATTCTGATTGGGCAGAGTTTGATTGATAGCGCGAAGTTGGTGAAATTAGTCAAAACCATCGAGCAATACGAAATCGCTGCCACAACTTTCAAAAGTAAATTCCGCGCCATACCCGGCGATACAAATAAAATAGCACCTAATGGCAATAACGACGGTCAGATTCACGGGGTGAATACCCTTTACAATACACTGACTTCATGGGCGCTGGCTGGCTCCGAACCGATAAACTTTTTCTATCACTTATCAATCACAAGAATGGTAAATGCCAATTTTGCAGCTTACTCTGGACCTGATAGTTTTGATGGAAATTTTTCCGGCTTTGTCCCAAAACTTGAGTATGGAACAAACTGTTTCCTAACAGTTTATGACTATAGGGCAGTTTGGGGTGCAGGATTAGATTTTGGCACCGCTTTTGCCATAACATCTGGTGTCAACGCAGGTATTAGCAAGTGCATGACAGCCGAGGAGGCTGCCGGTGTTGATGCAAAACTCGATGACGGAAAACCTATGAGTGGAAACACAAGACAAATGTTTCCCTATTCAGGACCATATATTAGCAATCATCTAGGCTGCGATGATAATGCTCTAAACTATGACATGGGCGGTGTTTGGAACGAATCCACTGGTCTCAAAGAATCCACAGAAGGCAGTTCCGAAGCAATGAATAGGGTTGAATGCTTGTTAGCAGTAAAAATCAGATTGGATAATTAA